A genomic stretch from Bradyrhizobium sp. 195 includes:
- a CDS encoding Plug domain-containing protein encodes MRASSLLLIVIAAVCVSQTAIAAGKQPRHAVAAVPATDPAASYKADRLSSSRGEPILDTPGQTTVLTRQVLDDMNATSLRGAMRSTAGVTIGR; translated from the coding sequence ATGCGCGCAAGCTCGTTGCTTCTGATCGTGATCGCCGCTGTCTGCGTCTCGCAGACAGCCATTGCTGCGGGCAAACAGCCACGTCATGCGGTCGCTGCCGTTCCCGCCACCGATCCGGCCGCGTCCTACAAGGCCGACAGGCTCTCTTCCTCGCGCGGAGAGCCGATCCTCGACACGCCGGGCCAGACCACCGTGCTGACGCGACAGGTGCTCGACGACATGAACGCGACCAGCCTGAGAGGCGCCATGCGCTCGACCGCCGGCGTGACGATCGGGCGCTAG
- a CDS encoding putative bifunctional diguanylate cyclase/phosphodiesterase, with product MPVTNVKSHVAASMRLFRVPADNPDLTRAQFDAFSKQVPLLYFLLMSNSIAVAYTYVNVAPDWLTLIVPSVLTVLAALRTFWWLRQRHLVRSDAYILRNLRATNWLTLPIGTGFTAWSFALYPYGDPFAKSQVAFYMAVTVIGCIFSLMHLRSAALIVTLIVDVPYVLFFFATGEPTLKAIAVNNLLVSGAMVTVLFIYYRDFADLVANRKSLLAQQAATQALSDENFRLANLDSLTELPNRRRFFAELSSAFADAERRNVRVAVGIIDLDGFKPINDNYGHSVGDRVLIEAGRRIREVCEGFGPQRVELARLGGDEFGLVVCGDPEDADLMRLGERIGNQVRLPYQLDTAHTGLSCSIGFALFPDSATTSEALYECADYSLYHAKRHLRGRTVIFSNELEAEIRSRGVIENLLRSADFSTEMDLVFQPIVDAMSEHTAGFEVLARWHSSRLGQVSPADFIPAAERIGLIRPLTQALLARALATARTWPDHIRLSFNLSAHDVCAAEGILPLISIIEKSGLPPHRIDFEITETAVTFDFVRAQQSIATLKAMGCGVSLDDFGTGYSSLSHVHRLPLDKIKVDRSFVSDINDNPVSYKIIKSLTGLCDDMEIACVVEGVETRAQLDTLRRLGCDFIQGYYFAKPMPGDAIGDYLAKEGLRLDGAGAKVVA from the coding sequence ATGCCTGTCACGAATGTGAAGTCTCATGTCGCCGCCTCAATGCGGCTGTTTCGCGTGCCGGCCGACAACCCGGATCTGACGCGCGCGCAGTTCGACGCCTTCTCCAAGCAGGTTCCGTTGCTCTACTTCCTGCTCATGAGCAACTCCATCGCGGTCGCCTACACCTATGTGAACGTGGCGCCGGACTGGCTGACGCTGATCGTGCCGTCCGTGCTGACGGTACTCGCCGCGCTTCGCACCTTCTGGTGGCTGCGCCAACGGCATCTCGTGCGCAGCGACGCTTACATCCTGCGCAATCTGCGCGCCACCAACTGGCTGACCCTGCCGATCGGCACCGGCTTCACGGCTTGGTCCTTCGCGCTCTACCCCTACGGTGATCCCTTCGCCAAGAGCCAGGTCGCTTTCTACATGGCGGTCACCGTGATCGGCTGCATCTTCTCGCTGATGCATCTGCGCTCGGCGGCGCTGATCGTGACGCTGATCGTCGACGTACCTTATGTGCTGTTCTTCTTCGCTACGGGCGAGCCGACGCTGAAGGCGATCGCCGTCAACAACCTGCTGGTCTCCGGCGCGATGGTGACGGTGCTGTTCATCTATTACCGCGACTTTGCCGATCTCGTCGCGAACCGCAAGTCACTGCTTGCACAGCAGGCGGCGACGCAGGCGCTCTCGGACGAGAACTTCCGCCTTGCCAATCTCGATTCCCTTACCGAGCTGCCGAACCGGCGCCGTTTCTTCGCCGAGCTGTCCAGCGCCTTTGCCGACGCCGAGCGCAGGAACGTTCGGGTCGCGGTCGGGATCATCGACCTCGATGGCTTCAAGCCGATCAACGACAATTATGGCCACTCGGTCGGCGACCGCGTCCTGATCGAAGCGGGCCGGCGCATCCGCGAGGTTTGCGAGGGCTTTGGCCCGCAGCGCGTGGAGCTGGCCCGGCTCGGCGGCGACGAGTTCGGTCTCGTCGTGTGCGGCGATCCCGAGGACGCGGACCTGATGCGGCTCGGCGAGCGCATCGGCAATCAGGTCAGGCTGCCCTACCAGCTCGACACCGCCCATACCGGGCTGTCCTGCTCGATCGGTTTTGCATTGTTCCCGGACTCCGCGACGACGTCGGAAGCGCTCTATGAATGTGCCGACTACTCGCTCTACCACGCCAAGCGCCATCTTCGCGGCCGCACCGTAATCTTCTCGAACGAGCTCGAGGCCGAGATCCGCAGCCGCGGCGTGATCGAGAATCTGCTTCGCAGCGCCGATTTCAGCACCGAGATGGACCTGGTGTTCCAACCGATCGTGGACGCCATGAGCGAGCACACCGCCGGCTTCGAGGTCCTGGCGCGCTGGCACAGCTCCCGTCTCGGCCAGGTCTCGCCGGCAGACTTCATTCCAGCCGCCGAACGCATCGGCCTGATCCGGCCGCTGACGCAGGCCCTGCTGGCCCGCGCGCTCGCAACCGCCAGAACCTGGCCCGATCACATCCGCCTGTCGTTCAACCTCTCTGCCCACGACGTCTGTGCGGCCGAAGGCATCCTGCCGCTGATTTCCATCATTGAGAAGAGCGGGCTGCCGCCGCACCGGATCGATTTCGAGATCACCGAGACTGCGGTCACTTTCGACTTCGTGCGCGCGCAGCAATCGATCGCGACGCTGAAGGCGATGGGATGCGGCGTTTCGCTGGACGATTTCGGCACCGGCTATTCCTCACTGAGCCATGTGCACCGGCTGCCGCTCGACAAGATCAAGGTCGACCGCAGCTTCGTTTCCGACATCAACGACAATCCGGTGAGCTACAAGATCATCAAGTCGCTCACGGGCCTGTGCGACGACATGGAGATCGCCTGCGTCGTCGAGGGCGTCGAGACCCGCGCCCAGCTCGACACCCTGCGCCGCCTGGGGTGCGACTTCATCCAGGGCTATTATTTCGCAAAGCCCATGCCGGGCGATGCGATCGGCGACTATCTGGCCAAGGAAGGACTTCGCCTCGACGGCGCCGGGGCCAAGGTCGTGGCCTGA
- the hutU gene encoding urocanate hydratase codes for MNRRLDNDRTIRAPRGSDISAKSWLTEAPLRMLMNNLDPDVAERPSELVVYGGIGRAARDWESFDRIVAALRKLDGDQTLLVQSGKPVGVFRTHADAPRVLIANSNIVPHWATLDHFNELDRQGLMMYGQMTAGSWIYIGSQGIVQGTYETFVEVGRRHYGGSLAGKWILTAGLGGMGGAQPLAATMAGASMLAVECQPSRIEMRLRTGYLDRQAATLDEALAIMAEAARTKKAVSVGLLGNAAEIFPELVRRGVKPDVVTDQTSAHDPVNGYLPKGWTLAEWEARRGSDPKAVERASKISMVEHVQAMLDFHAQGIPTLDYGNNIRQMAQDMGLKNAFDFPGFVPAYIRPLFCRGVGPFRWAALSGDPEDIFKTDAKVKELMPNDKHLHNWLDMAKARIKFQGLPARICWVGLGDRHRLGLAFNEMVARGELKAPIVIGRDHLDSGSVASPNRETEAMKDGSDAVSDWPLLNALLNCASGATWVSLHHGGGVGIGYSQHAGMVIVADGTPEAAKRIERVLWNDPATGVMRHADAGYEAAIDCARDKGLDLPSLAK; via the coding sequence ATGAACCGCCGACTGGACAATGACCGCACCATCCGCGCTCCCCGCGGCAGCGATATCAGCGCCAAGAGCTGGCTGACGGAAGCTCCCTTGCGCATGCTCATGAACAATCTCGATCCTGACGTCGCGGAGCGCCCGAGCGAACTCGTCGTCTATGGCGGGATCGGCCGCGCCGCGCGCGACTGGGAGAGCTTTGACCGGATCGTCGCGGCCTTGCGCAAGCTCGATGGCGACCAGACGCTGCTGGTCCAGTCGGGCAAGCCAGTCGGCGTGTTCCGCACCCATGCCGACGCGCCGCGCGTGCTGATCGCGAACTCCAACATCGTGCCGCACTGGGCGACGCTCGACCATTTCAACGAGCTCGATCGTCAGGGCCTGATGATGTACGGCCAGATGACGGCGGGTTCCTGGATCTATATCGGCAGCCAGGGCATCGTGCAGGGCACCTACGAGACCTTCGTCGAGGTCGGCCGGCGCCATTACGGCGGCAGCCTCGCCGGCAAATGGATTCTCACCGCAGGTCTTGGCGGCATGGGCGGTGCGCAGCCGCTGGCCGCGACCATGGCCGGCGCGTCCATGCTCGCCGTCGAGTGCCAGCCGAGCCGCATCGAGATGCGGCTGCGCACGGGCTATCTCGACCGCCAGGCCGCAACGCTCGACGAGGCGCTCGCGATCATGGCGGAGGCCGCAAGGACAAAGAAGGCCGTCTCGGTCGGCCTGCTCGGCAATGCCGCTGAAATTTTCCCGGAGCTGGTGCGCCGCGGCGTCAAGCCGGACGTCGTCACCGACCAGACCAGCGCGCACGATCCGGTCAACGGATACTTGCCGAAGGGTTGGACGCTCGCCGAGTGGGAAGCTAGGCGCGGCTCCGATCCGAAGGCGGTCGAGCGCGCCTCCAAGATCTCGATGGTCGAGCACGTCCAGGCCATGCTGGACTTCCACGCACAGGGCATTCCGACGCTCGACTACGGCAACAACATCCGCCAGATGGCGCAGGACATGGGCCTGAAGAATGCCTTCGATTTCCCCGGCTTCGTTCCCGCCTATATCCGCCCTCTGTTCTGCCGCGGCGTCGGGCCATTCCGCTGGGCCGCGCTGTCGGGCGATCCCGAGGACATCTTCAAGACCGACGCCAAGGTCAAGGAGCTGATGCCCAACGACAAGCATCTGCACAACTGGCTCGACATGGCGAAGGCGCGCATCAAGTTCCAGGGCCTGCCGGCGCGGATCTGCTGGGTTGGCCTCGGCGACCGTCATCGGCTCGGCCTTGCCTTCAATGAGATGGTGGCGCGCGGCGAATTGAAGGCGCCGATCGTGATCGGCCGCGACCATCTCGACAGCGGCTCGGTGGCGAGCCCCAACCGCGAGACCGAGGCAATGAAAGACGGATCGGACGCGGTGTCCGACTGGCCGCTGCTCAACGCGCTGCTCAATTGTGCGAGCGGTGCGACCTGGGTGTCGCTGCATCACGGAGGCGGTGTCGGCATCGGCTATTCCCAGCATGCGGGCATGGTGATCGTCGCCGATGGCACGCCGGAAGCGGCCAAGCGGATCGAGCGCGTGCTCTGGAACGATCCCGCCACCGGCGTCATGCGCCATGCCGACGCGGGCTACGAGGCCGCGATCGACTGCGCCCGTGACAAGGGGCTCGACCTGCCGAGCCTTGCGAAGTAG
- the hutH gene encoding histidine ammonia-lyase, translated as MTEQGAAIVVKPGMVSLDDLACVLAGAPVVLDSSFWPRVEAAAEIVAKAARADAPVYGINTGFGKLASKRIPPDQTTLLQRNLIVSHCCGVGPATPEPIVRLMMALKIVSLGRGASGVRREVIEQLQGMLAQGVYPLVPQQGSVGASGDLAPLAHMTAVMIGEGQAIVDGKTISGTEALKVAGLSPLILGPKEGLALINGTQFSTAYAISGVLRACRLARAALVTGALSVDAAMASTAPFRPEIQALRGHAGQIAAAATLTALLEGSDIRLSHLDGDERVQDPYCLRCQPQVAGAALDLITQVARTLIVEANAVTDNPLVLVESGEIVSGGNFHAEPVAFAADAIALALSEIGAISERRIATLVDPALNFGLPPFLTPDPGINSGFMIAEVTAAALYAENKQRASACSIDSTPTSANQEDHVSMAAHAARRLSDMADNLAAILGIELLVAAQGITLRAPHATSLPLAAVIAALREQVPALGADRYMAGDLAKAAALVEADALPAIAITALPSDPFPRLD; from the coding sequence GTGACGGAGCAGGGCGCAGCGATCGTCGTCAAGCCGGGAATGGTCAGCCTCGACGATCTCGCGTGCGTGCTCGCAGGCGCGCCTGTCGTGCTCGACTCTTCGTTCTGGCCGCGTGTGGAGGCGGCTGCCGAGATCGTCGCGAAGGCGGCGCGGGCTGACGCTCCCGTCTATGGGATCAACACGGGGTTCGGGAAGCTGGCGTCGAAGCGCATTCCGCCGGACCAGACCACGCTGCTCCAGCGCAATCTCATCGTCTCGCATTGCTGCGGCGTCGGCCCCGCAACACCCGAGCCGATCGTTCGCCTGATGATGGCGTTGAAGATCGTCTCGCTTGGGCGCGGCGCCTCCGGTGTGCGCCGCGAGGTGATCGAGCAATTGCAGGGGATGCTGGCGCAGGGCGTCTATCCGCTGGTGCCGCAACAGGGCTCGGTCGGCGCCTCCGGCGATCTTGCGCCGCTGGCGCACATGACGGCAGTGATGATCGGCGAAGGGCAGGCGATCGTTGATGGGAAAACTATATCAGGCACCGAGGCGCTCAAGGTCGCCGGCCTCTCGCCGCTGATACTCGGCCCCAAGGAAGGCCTCGCGCTGATCAACGGGACACAGTTCTCGACCGCCTACGCCATATCAGGCGTGCTGCGTGCCTGCCGCCTGGCGCGGGCCGCGCTCGTGACCGGTGCATTGTCAGTGGATGCGGCGATGGCATCGACGGCGCCGTTCCGTCCCGAAATCCAGGCGTTGCGCGGTCATGCCGGGCAGATCGCAGCGGCGGCGACGCTGACGGCGCTGCTCGAGGGCAGCGACATTCGGCTGTCGCATCTCGACGGCGACGAACGCGTGCAGGATCCCTATTGCCTGCGGTGCCAGCCGCAGGTCGCGGGCGCGGCGCTCGACCTGATTACGCAGGTTGCGCGCACGCTGATCGTCGAGGCCAACGCCGTCACCGACAATCCGCTGGTGCTGGTCGAGAGCGGCGAGATCGTCTCCGGTGGCAATTTCCACGCCGAGCCGGTGGCCTTTGCAGCCGATGCCATCGCCCTGGCGCTGTCCGAGATCGGCGCGATCAGCGAGCGTCGCATTGCGACGCTGGTCGATCCCGCGCTCAATTTCGGCCTGCCGCCGTTCCTCACGCCTGATCCCGGCATCAATTCCGGCTTCATGATCGCCGAGGTGACAGCGGCGGCGCTCTATGCCGAGAACAAGCAGCGCGCTTCTGCCTGTTCGATCGACTCGACACCGACCAGCGCCAACCAGGAAGATCACGTCTCGATGGCGGCGCACGCCGCGCGGCGCCTGTCCGACATGGCCGACAATCTCGCCGCCATTTTGGGCATCGAGCTCCTGGTCGCGGCCCAAGGCATCACCCTGCGCGCGCCGCATGCGACGAGCCTGCCGCTCGCTGCCGTCATCGCCGCGTTGCGCGAGCAGGTGCCTGCACTCGGCGCCGACCGCTATATGGCCGGCGATCTCGCCAAGGCGGCTGCACTGGTCGAGGCCGACGCGTTGCCGGCGATCGCGATCACCGCGCTTCCATCCGATCCGTTTCCGAGACTTGATTGA
- the hutI gene encoding imidazolonepropionase yields MAERFDRIWHNARLATMRADRPDLGEIEHGVIAARGGRIIYAGAEADFPADAGAIERIDCEGRWITPGLVDCHTHLVYGGNRAHEFELRLKGASYEEIARAGGGIVSTVAATRKASEADLVASALPRLDALIGEGATTVEIKSGYGLDVETEMRQLAAARSISRQRPVAIRTSFLGAHALPVEADGDKDRYIDLVCKQMLPAVAKAGLADAVDAFMEGIAFSAEQTARVFETARGLGLPVKLHADQLSNLGGAALAAKFGALSADHLEHTDEAGASAMAKAGTVAVLLPGAFYFIRETQKPPVETFRRHGVHMALATDCNPGSSPLTSLLLAMNMGATLFRMNVAECLAGVTREGARALGVLDETGTLEAGKWCDLAVWDIERPAELVYRIGFNPLQRRVWRGQ; encoded by the coding sequence ATGGCAGAGCGCTTCGACCGGATCTGGCACAATGCCCGGCTCGCCACGATGCGGGCGGATCGTCCCGATCTCGGCGAGATCGAGCATGGCGTGATCGCTGCGCGCGGCGGCCGTATCATCTACGCCGGTGCAGAAGCAGATTTTCCGGCGGACGCGGGCGCGATCGAGCGGATCGACTGCGAGGGACGCTGGATCACGCCTGGCCTCGTCGACTGCCACACCCATCTCGTCTATGGCGGCAACCGTGCGCACGAATTCGAGCTACGCCTGAAGGGGGCGAGCTACGAGGAAATCGCGCGCGCCGGCGGCGGCATCGTCTCCACGGTGGCGGCGACACGCAAGGCGAGCGAAGCAGATCTCGTCGCGAGCGCGCTACCGCGGCTCGATGCGCTGATCGGCGAGGGCGCAACCACGGTCGAGATCAAGTCCGGCTACGGCTTGGACGTCGAGACCGAGATGCGTCAGCTCGCCGCTGCGCGCAGCATCAGTCGTCAGCGGCCGGTTGCGATCCGCACGTCCTTCCTCGGCGCACATGCGTTGCCGGTGGAAGCCGACGGCGACAAGGATCGCTACATCGATCTCGTCTGCAAACAGATGCTGCCGGCCGTCGCGAAGGCCGGCCTTGCCGATGCCGTCGATGCCTTCATGGAGGGGATCGCGTTCTCGGCCGAGCAGACCGCACGGGTGTTCGAGACCGCGAGAGGGCTTGGGCTGCCGGTCAAGCTCCACGCTGACCAGCTGTCGAACCTTGGCGGCGCCGCGCTTGCCGCAAAGTTCGGCGCGCTCTCGGCTGACCATCTCGAGCATACGGATGAAGCCGGCGCTTCCGCGATGGCGAAGGCGGGTACAGTGGCTGTGCTGTTGCCCGGCGCCTTCTACTTTATCCGAGAGACGCAGAAGCCGCCGGTCGAGACATTTCGCAGGCACGGTGTCCATATGGCACTCGCGACCGATTGCAATCCCGGCAGCTCGCCGCTGACCTCGCTCCTGCTCGCGATGAACATGGGGGCGACGCTGTTCCGGATGAATGTGGCCGAGTGCCTTGCGGGCGTCACCCGTGAAGGCGCCCGGGCGCTCGGTGTGCTCGATGAAACCGGCACGCTGGAGGCCGGCAAATGGTGCGATCTCGCGGTCTGGGACATCGAGCGGCCCGCTGAACTGGTCTATCGCATCGGCTTTAATCCGCTGCAGCGGCGGGTGTGGAGGGGGCAGTGA
- a CDS encoding formimidoylglutamate deiminase: MTRLHFASALLPSGWANDVQVVITAGAIAEVTPGVAPAAGDERHAIALSGLASLHSHAFQRGMAGLAELRGNSTDTFWTWRETMYRFALAMTPDDVASVATLLYVEMLEQGFTRVGEFHYLHHDRDGAQYIDPAEMATRIAQAAEASGIALTLLPSFYAHGSFGGAAPHAGQRRFICSVDRFAALMSASRKAISTLPGANIGIAPHSLRAVAPDELAAIIPLAEGGPVHIHAAEQVREVEDCLAWSGHRPVQWLLEHAPIDRRWCLIHATHTTDEEVAAFARTGAVAGLCPITEASLGDGIFPAREFLDAGGAFGVGTDSNVLIGAADELRQLEYGQRLKHRQRNVLSAGAGRSTGRTLYDQALAGGAQALAQPTVGLAPGARADIVTLDAAHPSLAGRQGDAAIDGWIFAAGSGAIDCVWAGGRKVVEGGQHGLRQAAREHFNATVRRLIA; this comes from the coding sequence ATGACCCGACTGCATTTCGCCTCCGCGCTCCTGCCCTCGGGCTGGGCCAATGACGTGCAGGTGGTGATCACCGCCGGCGCGATCGCGGAGGTGACGCCGGGCGTGGCTCCGGCTGCCGGCGACGAGCGCCACGCCATCGCGCTTTCGGGACTGGCGAGCCTGCACAGCCACGCCTTCCAGCGCGGCATGGCGGGCCTCGCCGAGTTGCGCGGCAACTCCACCGACACGTTCTGGACCTGGCGTGAGACGATGTATCGCTTCGCCCTCGCCATGACGCCGGACGACGTCGCTTCTGTCGCAACGCTGCTTTATGTCGAGATGCTGGAGCAGGGTTTTACCCGCGTCGGCGAATTCCATTATCTCCATCACGACCGCGACGGCGCGCAATATATCGATCCCGCCGAGATGGCCACGCGCATCGCGCAGGCCGCCGAGGCCTCCGGCATTGCTCTGACGTTGCTGCCGAGTTTTTATGCGCACGGCTCGTTTGGCGGCGCGGCGCCGCATGCCGGCCAGCGCCGCTTCATCTGCTCGGTCGATCGGTTCGCGGCATTGATGTCAGCATCGCGCAAGGCGATCAGCACATTGCCCGGCGCCAATATCGGCATTGCCCCGCACAGCCTGCGCGCGGTCGCGCCGGACGAGCTTGCGGCAATCATTCCGCTCGCTGAAGGCGGGCCGGTGCATATCCATGCTGCCGAGCAGGTCCGGGAAGTCGAGGATTGCCTGGCCTGGTCGGGCCACCGCCCGGTGCAATGGCTGCTGGAGCACGCGCCGATCGACCGACGCTGGTGCCTCATCCATGCGACGCATACGACGGATGAGGAAGTCGCCGCCTTCGCCCGGACCGGCGCGGTTGCCGGCCTCTGCCCCATCACCGAGGCGAGCCTTGGCGACGGCATCTTTCCCGCGCGCGAATTCCTCGATGCCGGCGGCGCGTTCGGTGTCGGCACCGATTCCAACGTGCTGATCGGCGCTGCCGACGAATTGCGCCAGCTCGAATACGGCCAGCGGCTCAAGCACCGCCAGCGGAACGTGCTCTCGGCCGGCGCCGGCCGCTCGACCGGACGCACGCTGTACGACCAAGCGCTCGCGGGCGGCGCGCAAGCGCTGGCGCAGCCGACAGTCGGCCTCGCACCGGGCGCGCGCGCCGACATCGTCACGCTCGACGCCGCACATCCGTCGCTGGCGGGACGACAGGGCGACGCCGCCATCGACGGCTGGATCTTTGCCGCGGGCAGCGGCGCGATCGACTGCGTCTGGGCCGGCGGCCGCAAGGTGGTCGAAGGCGGCCAGCATGGATTGCGCCAAGCCGCACGCGAACACTTCAACGCGACAGTGCGGAGGCTCATCGCATGA
- the hutC gene encoding histidine utilization repressor has translation MSLATETADQPTLYKRIRADIEKRILTGEWPPGHRIPFEHELVARYGCSRMTVNKALSELAQADLIERRRRAGSFVRRPQHQSAVLKIADIRAEITALGRAYGYELIQRKLRAATAADRDRLGVRKAGKVVAITCRHSADNVPFAVEDRLIDLSSVPDAATADFSREPPGSWLLHHVPWTEAEHTISAIVADDHAADALAIAVGAPCLVIDRYTWRSARTITAVRLLYPGDSHRLVARFKGG, from the coding sequence ATGAGCCTCGCCACCGAGACAGCCGACCAACCAACATTGTACAAGCGAATTCGCGCCGACATAGAGAAGCGCATCCTGACCGGCGAATGGCCGCCGGGGCATCGCATTCCGTTCGAGCACGAGCTGGTGGCGCGCTACGGCTGCTCGCGCATGACCGTGAACAAGGCGCTGTCGGAGCTCGCGCAGGCCGATCTGATCGAGCGGCGGCGGCGCGCCGGCTCGTTCGTGCGTCGACCGCAACATCAATCCGCCGTTCTCAAGATCGCCGACATCCGCGCCGAGATCACCGCGCTGGGGCGCGCTTACGGCTATGAGCTGATCCAGCGCAAGCTCCGCGCCGCGACCGCGGCCGACCGTGACCGTCTCGGCGTGAGGAAGGCCGGCAAGGTGGTCGCGATCACCTGCCGGCACAGCGCCGACAACGTGCCGTTCGCCGTCGAGGACAGGCTGATCGACCTGTCATCCGTGCCGGATGCCGCGACCGCGGATTTTTCGCGCGAGCCGCCCGGCTCGTGGCTGCTTCATCATGTTCCATGGACGGAGGCCGAGCACACGATCAGCGCCATCGTTGCGGATGACCACGCGGCGGACGCGCTCGCGATCGCCGTCGGCGCCCCCTGTCTCGTGATCGACCGTTACACCTGGCGCAGCGCGCGCACGATCACCGCCGTGCGCCTGCTCTATCCCGGTGACTCTCACCGCCTTGTCGCGCGATTCAAGGGAGGCTGA
- a CDS encoding ABC transporter substrate-binding protein, whose translation MRSSTIFATIIALAASTPVLADDVKVGVGISGWTGFAPLTLAKEAGIFKKNGLDVTIKKIPQKDRHLAIASGDVQCAATTVETWISWNANGVATKQIFQLDKSYGADGMAVRNDLAAIKDLKGKTVAASAPGTSPYFALAWMLKKNGLSVKDVTVVNLEPAAAAQAFVSGQNDAAMTYEPYLSTVRAAPDKGKIIATTLDYPMVMDTFGCTPKFLTENPKAAKALAESYFEALDMIAKDQAKAYEIMGADVKQSGEQFGNSAKYLRWQDKAANQKFFAGDFLTFNKEAADLLLEIGIIKAAPKVEDLFDASYIK comes from the coding sequence ATGCGTAGTTCGACGATATTTGCGACAATCATTGCCCTCGCGGCCTCCACTCCCGTGCTCGCCGATGACGTCAAGGTCGGCGTCGGCATTTCCGGATGGACCGGTTTCGCGCCGCTGACGCTGGCGAAGGAGGCGGGCATCTTCAAGAAGAATGGGCTCGACGTCACGATCAAGAAGATCCCGCAGAAGGACCGCCACCTCGCGATCGCCTCAGGTGACGTCCAGTGCGCGGCAACGACCGTCGAGACCTGGATCTCCTGGAACGCCAACGGCGTTGCGACCAAGCAGATCTTCCAGCTCGACAAGAGCTATGGCGCCGACGGCATGGCCGTGCGCAACGATCTCGCCGCGATCAAGGACCTGAAGGGCAAGACCGTCGCCGCCTCCGCGCCCGGCACCTCGCCGTATTTCGCGCTGGCCTGGATGCTCAAGAAGAACGGCCTGTCGGTGAAGGACGTCACTGTCGTCAATCTCGAGCCGGCTGCTGCTGCACAGGCCTTCGTCTCCGGCCAGAACGATGCGGCGATGACCTATGAGCCGTATCTGTCGACGGTGCGGGCCGCGCCCGACAAGGGCAAGATCATCGCGACCACGCTGGATTATCCGATGGTCATGGACACCTTCGGCTGCACGCCGAAATTCCTCACCGAGAATCCCAAGGCCGCCAAGGCACTCGCCGAGAGCTATTTCGAGGCGCTTGACATGATCGCCAAGGACCAGGCCAAGGCCTACGAGATCATGGGCGCCGACGTGAAGCAGAGCGGCGAGCAGTTCGGCAACTCGGCAAAATACCTGCGCTGGCAGGACAAGGCCGCGAACCAGAAGTTCTTCGCGGGCGACTTCCTGACCTTCAACAAGGAGGCCGCCGACCTGCTGCTGGAAATCGGCATCATCAAGGCCGCGCCGAAGGTCGAGGACCTCTTCGACGCCAGCTACATCAAGTAA
- a CDS encoding ABC transporter permease, with protein sequence MRPLDPVTSKQRVAYGLAFFVLFVALWSWATLGGHVSKTFLANPLTMVQEGYDLLAKQGFVYDIGMTIWRVVGGFALASIIAVPLGVLMGAYKPIEAFLEPFVSFARYLPASAFIPLLILWAGIGELQKLLVIFIGSVFQVILMIAVTVGATRRDLVEAAYTLGASDRGIIRRVLLPSSAPEIAEILRLVLGWAWTYVIVAELIGSSSGIGHMITDSQALLNTGQIIFGIIVIGLIGLLSDFMFKAFNAWLFPWRLA encoded by the coding sequence ATGCGTCCCCTGGACCCTGTTACATCGAAGCAGCGCGTGGCCTACGGCCTTGCGTTCTTCGTGCTGTTCGTTGCCCTCTGGTCGTGGGCAACGCTCGGCGGCCATGTGTCGAAAACCTTTCTCGCCAACCCGCTGACCATGGTGCAGGAGGGATATGACCTCCTGGCCAAACAGGGATTCGTCTACGACATCGGCATGACGATCTGGCGCGTCGTCGGCGGCTTCGCGCTCGCGTCGATCATCGCGGTCCCGCTCGGCGTGCTGATGGGCGCCTACAAGCCAATCGAGGCGTTCCTCGAACCGTTCGTCTCCTTTGCGCGCTATCTGCCTGCGTCCGCTTTCATCCCGCTCCTGATCCTGTGGGCCGGCATCGGGGAATTGCAAAAGCTGCTCGTCATCTTCATCGGCTCGGTATTCCAGGTCATCCTGATGATCGCAGTCACCGTCGGCGCAACCCGGCGCGATCTGGTCGAGGCGGCCTATACGCTTGGGGCCAGCGACCGCGGCATCATCCGCCGCGTGCTGCTGCCCTCCTCTGCCCCCGAGATCGCGGAAATCCTGCGGCTGGTGCTGGGCTGGGCCTGGACCTACGTCATCGTCGCCGAGCTGATCGGTTCGTCCTCCGGCATCGGCCACATGATCACCGACAGTCAGGCACTGCTCAACACCGGGCAAATCATCTTCGGCATCATCGTGATCGGCCTGATCGGGCTCCTCTCGGACTTCATGTTCAAGGCGTTCAACGCCTGGCTGTTTCCGTGGAGGCTCGCATGA